In the Aulosira sp. FACHB-615 genome, one interval contains:
- a CDS encoding TIGR04222 domain-containing membrane protein — MDTLLHNFVADMYGPNFLLLYGVVIIATLLLCGQLVQDPTKNQPLPLIPAEPDPYKIAYLRSQATGIAHLVLFNLIQQGYLQVSGQTISKTSDHPDISNLQPVERQVFEKISEPATAKTSLWLATECVQPFCIAYQEQLDDEKLLYASKWQIRNVQFGLVGAMLIFSFGCYKLLIALGKGRYNVGFLILMGVLSIIYLLWFVSQPHPPLSHLGNRYLQQLQTTFNKLRETSIVNNNLLVLALFGVESLAGTAYDAYYKAFLPPAYSTTSSRSSSSSSSSCSSGSGGSSCSSSSCSSGSSCGGGGCGGCGGGCGG; from the coding sequence ATGGATACATTACTGCACAATTTCGTTGCAGATATGTATGGGCCGAACTTTCTGCTATTGTATGGTGTTGTTATCATCGCAACTTTGTTATTGTGTGGACAATTAGTCCAAGATCCGACAAAAAATCAGCCTTTACCGCTAATTCCGGCTGAACCAGATCCTTACAAAATCGCTTACTTGCGTTCTCAAGCAACCGGAATTGCTCATTTAGTCTTATTCAACTTGATTCAGCAGGGTTATTTGCAAGTTAGTGGACAGACTATCAGTAAAACATCAGATCATCCTGACATATCAAATTTACAACCAGTCGAACGGCAAGTTTTTGAGAAAATTTCTGAACCTGCTACGGCTAAAACATCTTTGTGGTTAGCTACCGAGTGTGTACAACCATTCTGCATTGCTTATCAAGAACAGTTGGATGATGAGAAATTACTGTATGCAAGTAAATGGCAAATACGTAACGTTCAATTTGGCTTAGTGGGGGCAATGCTGATTTTCAGCTTCGGTTGTTATAAGCTGCTGATAGCCTTGGGTAAGGGACGCTATAACGTGGGTTTTTTGATACTCATGGGGGTATTATCGATTATCTATCTGCTGTGGTTTGTGAGTCAGCCCCATCCGCCCCTAAGTCATCTCGGAAACAGGTATCTGCAACAACTCCAAACCACCTTTAACAAACTGCGCGAAACTTCTATCGTCAACAACAACTTACTGGTATTAGCACTATTTGGTGTTGAGTCTTTGGCTGGAACTGCCTACGATGCTTACTATAAAGCGTTCTTGCCGCCAGCTTATTCTACAACAAGTAGCCGCAGTAGTTCGTCTTCTAGTAGTTCCTGTAGTAGTGGTTCTGGCGGTAGTTCTTGTAGTAGTAGTTCATGCAGTAGCGGGAGTTCTTGTGGTGGTGGTGGTTGCGGCGGTTGTGGTGGCGGTTGTGGCGGTTAG
- a CDS encoding TIGR04222 domain-containing membrane protein — translation MDKLLLTIISMLLIVTIRSPLNNPIANMYGPHFLVFYAGIISVTLLASYYNLKFDATAQLPLPSIPTNPDPYKIAYLRGGESEVISLVILNLLQDGYLQINQDTIEQSTTYSYPDNLSLIERQVFDYFVFPKLASQTLSYTISNTIIHKYWCETYEESLLNEQLLLPKTARDLAKKISVLGSCIILGLGGYKLSISLLKGYNNVFFLIIIGLIYWIIFILLSCPSRQTQLGERYIKQLQQSFIQLKNKIIRNISDDRNDTDLNMLLPVAIFGVGILHGTSYTDFAKIFAPLFTSHDKGGSDGGGGCGGGGGGGGGGGGGGGGCGGCGGCGG, via the coding sequence ATGGATAAATTATTACTTACGATTATAAGTATGTTGCTGATAGTGACTATTCGTAGCCCCTTGAATAACCCAATTGCAAATATGTATGGGCCGCACTTTTTGGTGTTTTATGCTGGCATTATTAGTGTAACTTTATTGGCAAGTTACTATAATTTAAAGTTTGACGCAACGGCACAATTACCTTTACCATCGATTCCTACCAATCCTGATCCTTATAAAATTGCATATTTACGTGGTGGAGAAAGTGAGGTGATAAGTTTGGTAATATTGAATCTGCTTCAGGATGGTTATTTGCAAATTAATCAAGATACCATAGAGCAATCAACTACATATTCTTATCCAGATAATTTATCGCTCATAGAGCGCCAAGTATTTGACTATTTTGTGTTTCCAAAATTAGCTAGTCAAACACTCAGTTACACAATTTCAAACACAATTATCCACAAATACTGGTGTGAAACTTACGAAGAATCGCTACTAAATGAGCAACTCTTACTACCCAAAACCGCCAGAGACTTAGCAAAGAAAATCAGTGTTTTGGGAAGTTGTATTATTTTGGGATTGGGTGGTTATAAGCTTTCAATATCATTGCTTAAAGGATATAACAATGTTTTCTTTCTCATTATTATCGGTCTAATTTATTGGATTATTTTTATACTGCTCTCTTGTCCATCCAGACAAACTCAACTGGGAGAAAGGTATATAAAACAACTTCAGCAAAGTTTTATACAACTTAAAAACAAAATCATTCGCAACATATCCGATGACAGAAATGACACAGATTTGAATATGTTGTTGCCTGTAGCCATTTTTGGTGTAGGAATTTTACATGGAACTTCCTACACGGATTTTGCAAAAATTTTCGCGCCATTATTCACTAGCCATGATAAGGGAGGAAGTGACGGTGGTGGTGGTTGTGGTGGCGGTGGTGGCGGTGGCGGTGGCGGTGGTGGCGGTGGTGGCGGCTGCGGTGGCTGCGGTGGTTGTGGTGGCTAA
- a CDS encoding ion transporter, which translates to MLISREKTEFYLTDLETPTGKLINLTIAALVLISSGIFVAQTYNIPYNVRLQLDFIDTAILVIFAVEYIIRLWSAENKLKYIFSFYAILDLMAILPFFLGAVDISFIRLLRWFRILRLIRFIDQKFLFASVSSEDSLIFVRILFTLFAIIFIYSGLIYQVEHPVNPQVYTTFLDAFYFSVVTMTTVGFGDVTPISEAGRLLTVLMILTGVTLIPWQVGDLIKRLVKNANQVETVCSGCGLAFHDLDAAFCKRCGTKLRIKSGE; encoded by the coding sequence ATGTTAATAAGTAGAGAAAAAACAGAATTTTACTTAACAGACTTGGAAACACCTACTGGAAAATTGATTAATCTGACAATTGCAGCTTTAGTGCTAATTTCGTCAGGAATTTTTGTTGCCCAAACTTATAATATTCCTTATAATGTTAGATTACAGCTTGATTTTATTGATACTGCTATTCTAGTAATTTTTGCAGTAGAGTATATTATTCGCCTCTGGAGTGCTGAAAACAAGCTAAAGTATATTTTTAGTTTTTATGCAATTTTAGATTTAATGGCGATATTGCCATTTTTCTTAGGCGCAGTAGATATCAGCTTTATTCGCCTGTTGAGATGGTTTCGGATTTTAAGATTAATTAGGTTTATTGATCAGAAATTTTTGTTTGCTAGTGTCAGCAGCGAAGATAGTTTAATCTTCGTGCGGATATTGTTTACATTATTTGCGATTATTTTTATTTATTCGGGGTTAATTTATCAAGTTGAACATCCAGTCAACCCGCAAGTTTACACTACATTTTTGGATGCGTTTTATTTTTCTGTTGTCACGATGACGACTGTCGGGTTTGGGGATGTCACACCAATTTCCGAAGCAGGAAGATTGTTGACGGTCTTGATGATTTTAACAGGTGTCACCTTAATTCCTTGGCAAGTGGGAGATTTAATTAAGCGGTTGGTAAAAAATGCTAATCAGGTAGAAACAGTGTGTTCCGGCTGTGGGTTAGCTTTTCATGATTTAGATGCAGCTTTTTGTAAAAGATGTGGGACAAAATTGAGAATTAAAAGTGGGGAGTAG
- a CDS encoding nucleoside deaminase → MNQEYFMRFALEAAKKGDWPYGAVIVKDDEVVEVAYNTVQRNNDPSAHAEMNVIRSLTNKLKNPSLEGYSIYTTCEPCPMCATVCIWAGISEIIYGGSIQDLISMNQSQIHVFCDEIIAKSFRNIKVTKGVLKDECLALFRES, encoded by the coding sequence ATGAACCAAGAATATTTTATGCGTTTCGCACTGGAAGCTGCCAAAAAAGGTGATTGGCCTTATGGTGCTGTGATTGTCAAGGATGACGAAGTGGTTGAGGTAGCATATAATACTGTGCAACGAAATAATGATCCATCTGCCCATGCAGAAATGAATGTTATTCGCAGTTTAACAAATAAACTAAAAAACCCTTCTTTAGAGGGTTACAGCATATATACGACTTGTGAACCTTGTCCTATGTGTGCAACAGTTTGCATTTGGGCTGGTATATCAGAAATTATTTATGGGGGTTCTATCCAAGATTTAATCTCTATGAATCAGTCACAAATTCATGTTTTTTGTGATGAGATCATCGCCAAGTCTTTTAGAAATATCAAAGTGACAAAAGGTGTGTTAAAAGATGAATGTTTGGCTTTGTTTAGGGAAAGTTAG
- a CDS encoding response regulator transcription factor: MIKVLLVDDQNLIRQGLKELLKLEADLEIVGEAENGKIAVELAAKLQPDVVLMDIRMPIMDGVAATKEIHQHYENIKILVLTTFDNDEYVAAALQYGAMGYLLKDTPSEELAVAIRAVHKGYTQLGPGIVQKLLNQFPHGIPTQSEPVPPSLTELTPREKEVLKLIATGASNREIAQELYISEGTVKNHVTNILNRLSLRDRTQAAIIANTFLAYLNESD; this comes from the coding sequence ATGATTAAAGTCTTATTAGTAGATGACCAAAACTTAATCCGCCAAGGGCTAAAAGAATTATTAAAATTGGAAGCAGATTTAGAAATTGTTGGCGAAGCTGAAAATGGTAAAATAGCTGTAGAATTAGCAGCAAAATTACAACCAGATGTGGTATTAATGGATATTAGAATGCCCATTATGGATGGCGTGGCAGCTACCAAAGAAATTCATCAACATTATGAGAATATCAAAATTTTAGTGCTGACCACTTTTGATAATGATGAATATGTTGCGGCGGCATTACAATATGGAGCGATGGGTTATTTACTCAAAGATACACCCTCAGAAGAATTAGCTGTGGCAATTCGCGCTGTTCACAAAGGTTATACTCAATTGGGGCCAGGAATTGTGCAGAAACTCTTAAATCAGTTTCCGCATGGTATCCCAACACAGTCAGAACCTGTACCGCCGAGTTTAACTGAACTCACACCCAGAGAAAAAGAAGTTTTAAAGTTAATTGCCACAGGTGCGAGTAACCGCGAAATTGCCCAGGAATTATATATTTCCGAAGGGACGGTGAAAAATCACGTCACCAATATTTTGAATCGGTTGAGTTTGCGCGATCGCACTCAGGCTGCTATTATTGCAAATACATTTTTAGCTTATTTAAATGAGTCTGATTAA
- a CDS encoding sensor histidine kinase, with the protein MNEPIQIHNHPFRFLLYLEWILLTLAISSSTFPDHSPRFANQFPELTIGCLIIFGVMGLRIPTGKPINKIIYTAIEILLLFITGMFGGRVARLFPFIYLILVTRSCLIFQLPGRLVVTGLSFSLFLITLNSRLPKAIPPQAQERFRFITFNTALLFGLSLVFVLLLMNTVLAERQSREKLAIANDKLRQYALRIENQATLEERTRIAREIHDSLGHSLTALNLQLETALKLWNANPEKAQTFLARAKELGSKALKDVRQSVSTMRSNPLQEKTLEQAISVLLEDFHRANNISPRCFINLDYPPPTDINIALYRIIQESLTNISKHAQATEVIIALTSNKQSLRLMVQDNGRGFDIQQNTTGFGLQSMRDRTLALGGEFNIHTSPNFGCQITVDIPLLSLMP; encoded by the coding sequence ATGAACGAACCTATTCAAATTCACAATCATCCCTTTCGGTTTTTACTATATTTAGAATGGATATTGCTGACTCTTGCTATTTCATCATCTACTTTTCCTGACCATTCACCGCGATTTGCGAATCAATTTCCTGAACTGACGATTGGTTGTTTAATTATCTTTGGGGTGATGGGTTTAAGAATCCCTACAGGTAAACCAATCAATAAGATAATTTATACGGCGATTGAGATTTTATTACTATTTATTACGGGGATGTTTGGTGGGCGAGTGGCGCGGTTGTTTCCATTTATATATTTAATTTTAGTCACCCGTAGTTGTTTAATTTTTCAATTACCAGGGCGTTTAGTTGTTACTGGTTTATCTTTTAGCTTATTTTTAATTACTTTAAATTCTCGCTTACCCAAGGCTATACCGCCACAAGCCCAAGAGCGATTTCGGTTTATTACCTTCAATACAGCATTATTATTTGGGTTAAGTTTGGTTTTCGTTTTATTATTAATGAATACAGTTTTAGCCGAACGGCAGAGTCGAGAAAAACTAGCGATCGCTAATGATAAACTCCGCCAATATGCTTTACGAATTGAAAATCAAGCCACCCTAGAAGAACGTACTCGCATCGCGCGGGAAATTCATGATTCTTTAGGGCATTCTTTAACTGCTTTAAATTTACAATTAGAAACAGCTTTAAAATTATGGAATGCTAACCCAGAAAAAGCCCAAACATTTTTAGCTAGAGCTAAAGAATTAGGTTCTAAAGCTTTAAAAGATGTGCGTCAGTCAGTTTCGACGATGCGGTCTAATCCCTTGCAAGAAAAAACTTTAGAACAGGCAATATCTGTACTGTTAGAAGATTTTCACCGCGCTAATAATATTAGTCCACGTTGTTTTATTAATTTAGATTATCCTCCACCAACAGATATTAATATTGCCTTGTATCGGATTATTCAAGAATCATTGACCAATATTTCTAAACATGCACAAGCAACAGAAGTCATCATCGCCCTCACTAGTAATAAACAGAGTTTACGGTTGATGGTGCAAGATAATGGTAGAGGTTTTGATATTCAGCAAAATACTACTGGTTTTGGCTTACAAAGTATGCGCGATCGCACTTTAGCATTGGGAGGAGAATTTAATATTCATACTAGTCCTAATTTTGGCTGTCAAATTACCGTTGATATTCCTTTATTGAGTTTAATGCCATGA
- a CDS encoding Spy/CpxP family protein refolding chaperone, producing MKLKSLSFIAGAIALTLTTTSLAVKAQAFSHSPLLVAQAEGQGRWQGKKGPWAELGLNDAQKSQIEQIQRNTRTQVENVFTPEQKAKIKAAMEARRAERQANQGQPGQRAGRRGGKDFADLNLTEAQKTQIRQIRESSKQQIEAVLTPEQRTKLQQLRQEGKERRQQRRQPNS from the coding sequence ATGAAACTTAAGTCATTATCATTCATTGCTGGTGCGATCGCTCTAACTCTGACAACAACCTCCTTAGCTGTCAAAGCTCAAGCCTTCTCCCATTCTCCTCTGTTAGTAGCCCAAGCAGAAGGACAAGGGCGCTGGCAAGGTAAAAAAGGCCCTTGGGCAGAATTAGGTTTAAATGACGCACAAAAGAGCCAAATTGAGCAAATTCAACGCAACACCCGCACTCAAGTTGAAAACGTTTTCACTCCAGAACAAAAGGCAAAAATCAAAGCCGCAATGGAAGCACGCCGCGCCGAAAGACAAGCAAACCAAGGTCAACCAGGACAGCGTGCTGGACGCAGAGGTGGTAAGGATTTTGCTGATTTGAACTTAACCGAAGCGCAAAAAACCCAAATCCGGCAAATACGTGAATCTTCCAAACAACAAATTGAAGCAGTGTTAACTCCCGAACAAAGAACAAAACTTCAGCAATTACGCCAAGAAGGTAAAGAACGTCGTCAACAACGCCGTCAACCCAATAGCTAA
- a CDS encoding Coq4 family protein, which translates to MQTDLASSKSTPPIQQFLDKLDRITEARGKNVPQIVYVEKLRSLPVGSFGQAWVDFLDAHNLKPFTTGMRRKQLHDGVHVLTGYGADPIGEAEVQAFLLGAKFGLFNVLLGLGLLRVIYKNLDSRQAFAWQRLWQAYQRGRHSNFDPDTWQPELVWHLPLTEVQAIFSVSK; encoded by the coding sequence ATGCAAACTGATCTTGCTTCCTCCAAATCAACTCCTCCCATCCAACAATTTTTAGACAAACTCGATCGCATTACCGAAGCACGCGGTAAAAATGTGCCACAAATTGTTTATGTAGAAAAATTGCGATCGCTACCTGTTGGTAGTTTTGGTCAAGCTTGGGTTGATTTCCTCGATGCACACAACCTCAAACCTTTCACTACAGGTATGCGCCGCAAACAACTTCATGATGGCGTTCACGTCCTCACTGGTTACGGTGCAGACCCCATAGGCGAAGCAGAAGTACAAGCATTTTTATTAGGCGCAAAATTCGGCTTATTTAATGTTCTATTAGGCTTAGGGCTATTAAGAGTTATTTATAAAAATCTCGATTCTCGTCAAGCATTTGCTTGGCAAAGATTATGGCAAGCATATCAGCGCGGTCGTCACTCCAACTTTGACCCCGATACTTGGCAACCGGAATTAGTTTGGCACTTACCCCTGACTGAAGTACAAGCAATATTTTCTGTTAGCAAATAA
- the sipA gene encoding regulatory protein SipA, protein MTKEFAIGSKVKVVALPPYVKTADPMPMLRPPDVITLGEEGIVLDRRPGGYWGIRFNRGAFLLDSQYIESTDTPGESESSDNSDQEL, encoded by the coding sequence ATGACCAAAGAATTCGCTATTGGTAGCAAAGTCAAAGTCGTGGCGCTACCACCCTACGTCAAAACCGCCGACCCGATGCCAATGTTACGTCCCCCAGACGTGATAACTCTTGGTGAAGAAGGTATAGTCCTTGACCGCCGTCCTGGAGGTTATTGGGGTATCCGCTTTAATAGAGGTGCTTTTCTTCTCGATAGCCAATACATCGAAAGTACAGATACCCCTGGTGAATCCGAATCAAGTGATAATAGTGACCAAGAATTGTAA
- a CDS encoding peroxiredoxin, which yields MISRRNFLSILFVSCFAFISWFNFSPAANALGGKLPAVNQPAPEFTLPTNTGDGKISLADLRGQWVVLYFYPKDFTSGCTIEARRFQQDLPKYLAKNTQIIGVSADDVDSHAEFCDSEGLKFPLLADTTGAVSKAYGSWIGFVSMRHSFIIDPEGILRETFVKVNPSVHSQEVLARLEQLQSSAS from the coding sequence ATGATTTCACGGCGCAATTTTTTGAGTATATTATTTGTCAGCTGCTTTGCCTTCATTAGTTGGTTCAACTTTTCACCTGCGGCTAACGCCCTGGGTGGTAAACTACCAGCAGTAAATCAACCTGCACCAGAGTTTACATTGCCGACAAATACAGGCGACGGCAAAATCTCTCTAGCTGACTTGCGTGGTCAGTGGGTAGTACTGTACTTTTATCCCAAAGACTTTACCTCTGGTTGCACTATCGAAGCACGACGCTTTCAGCAAGACTTACCCAAATATTTAGCCAAAAATACGCAAATAATTGGCGTGAGTGCTGATGATGTCGATTCTCATGCTGAATTTTGCGATTCTGAGGGATTAAAATTTCCCTTATTAGCTGATACCACTGGTGCAGTGAGCAAAGCTTATGGTTCTTGGATTGGCTTTGTCTCGATGCGCCACAGTTTTATTATTGACCCAGAAGGTATCTTGCGCGAGACTTTTGTCAAAGTTAACCCATCCGTTCACAGTCAAGAAGTGCTGGCGAGATTAGAACAATTACAATCTTCAGCATCGTAG
- a CDS encoding polyphosphate kinase 2 family protein — translation MNHDAFIVPPGTKVSLQKDYDPGYTANYHDRNDATLKLRSDIERLAKFQDTLYAQNSYALLIIFQAMDAAGKDSTIKHVMSGINPQGCQVFSFKSPSSEELDHDYLWRSMKALPERGRIGIFNRSYYEEVLVVRVHPEILQKQQLPHLPKGNKIWQQRFSEINNFEKYLVDNGIVILKFFLNVSKAEQKKRFLARIDAPEKNWKFSVNDVRERAFWSDYMAAYEEVFHHTSTTHAPWYIIPADRKWFMRMVVADIICSKLESLKLKYPTVSEEAQQHLLQAKFALEQEE, via the coding sequence ATGAATCATGATGCTTTTATTGTGCCGCCAGGTACTAAGGTTTCTCTGCAAAAAGATTATGACCCTGGGTATACTGCTAATTACCATGACCGCAATGATGCAACACTTAAATTACGCTCAGATATTGAACGATTAGCTAAGTTTCAAGATACTCTGTATGCCCAAAACAGCTATGCCTTGCTAATTATCTTTCAGGCGATGGATGCTGCTGGTAAAGACAGCACAATTAAACACGTCATGTCTGGGATTAATCCCCAAGGTTGTCAAGTTTTTAGTTTTAAATCTCCCAGCAGTGAAGAATTAGACCATGATTACCTATGGCGCTCAATGAAAGCTTTGCCAGAAAGAGGTAGAATAGGCATTTTTAATCGTTCTTATTATGAAGAAGTATTAGTAGTGCGCGTTCATCCAGAAATCTTGCAAAAGCAGCAACTTCCTCACTTGCCAAAAGGTAATAAAATCTGGCAACAGCGTTTTTCCGAAATCAATAATTTTGAAAAATATTTAGTAGATAATGGAATTGTGATTCTCAAATTTTTTCTGAATGTCTCGAAAGCAGAACAGAAAAAAAGATTTTTAGCAAGAATTGATGCTCCTGAAAAAAATTGGAAATTCTCAGTTAATGATGTCCGAGAAAGGGCATTTTGGTCAGATTATATGGCCGCTTATGAAGAGGTTTTCCATCACACCAGTACTACACATGCGCCTTGGTATATTATTCCTGCCGATCGCAAATGGTTTATGCGGATGGTAGTTGCTGATATTATCTGTTCTAAATTAGAGTCACTCAAGTTAAAATACCCTACCGTTAGTGAAGAAGCTCAACAACATCTTCTACAAGCAAAGTTCGCCTTAGAGCAAGAAGAATAG
- a CDS encoding DUF4327 family protein: protein MDTAVKYDIELIKEEARQLVQKGLISRQRPIYALCKYIPEREWCMFELELEKNEFLLRDRIIDLLGSENWEEDGS from the coding sequence ATGGATACTGCTGTTAAATACGACATTGAACTGATTAAAGAAGAAGCACGTCAATTAGTTCAAAAGGGACTTATTAGCCGTCAGCGACCAATTTACGCATTGTGTAAGTATATCCCTGAACGTGAATGGTGTATGTTTGAACTTGAGCTAGAAAAAAACGAATTTCTGCTCAGAGATAGAATTATTGACTTGTTAGGTAGCGAAAATTGGGAAGAGGATGGTAGTTGA
- a CDS encoding cell wall metabolism sensor histidine kinase WalK, whose protein sequence is MSWRWTKSLPLASRLFVSHLVVMIVGVVSFVIISKVSSPRFFVLHLERLQSQGLDLINVRTELVEGFETAWRRSTIWSVIVGTTAAGGLSYWVSKRIMQRLSEMEQITQKFAVGELDARLPLSDIPELNRLGTSFNRMAASLEGVEARRRELIGDMTHELRTPLTVVRGYLEELADGEIEPSPEIYRRLAKETRRLERLVNDLQELSKAEAGYLPIKIQAINLRPLLESLVERFSEQLLEDGPVLHLDFPAQFPMVLADVDRTEQVLVNLLGNAIRYTTKGKITLQAWPEASKLWIAVIDTGIGISPEDLPHVFERFWRADQSRDRHSGGTGIGLTISRHLVELQGGQIQVESELGIGSTFRFCLPLA, encoded by the coding sequence ATGAGTTGGCGTTGGACAAAATCCTTGCCTTTGGCATCACGTTTATTTGTTTCCCACTTGGTAGTGATGATTGTGGGGGTAGTCAGCTTTGTGATTATCAGCAAAGTTTCGTCACCACGTTTTTTTGTGCTGCACTTGGAGCGACTACAAAGCCAGGGATTAGATTTAATTAATGTTCGGACTGAACTAGTAGAAGGCTTTGAAACAGCTTGGCGACGCAGCACAATTTGGTCGGTGATTGTTGGGACAACGGCGGCGGGAGGATTGAGTTATTGGGTTTCCAAAAGAATCATGCAGCGTTTAAGTGAAATGGAGCAAATTACCCAAAAATTTGCCGTTGGTGAGTTAGATGCTCGATTACCCCTGTCTGATATTCCTGAACTAAATCGCTTGGGTACTAGTTTTAACCGTATGGCTGCAAGTTTAGAGGGTGTAGAAGCACGACGGCGAGAACTGATTGGTGATATGACTCATGAATTGCGGACACCACTAACAGTTGTGCGTGGTTATTTAGAAGAATTAGCAGATGGAGAAATAGAACCATCGCCGGAAATTTATCGACGTTTAGCGAAAGAAACTAGACGCTTAGAAAGATTAGTCAATGATTTGCAAGAACTTTCTAAAGCAGAAGCCGGTTATTTACCAATTAAAATACAGGCAATAAATCTGCGCCCGTTGTTGGAGTCTTTAGTAGAAAGATTTAGCGAACAATTGTTAGAAGATGGGCCTGTGCTGCATTTGGATTTTCCCGCACAATTCCCAATGGTATTGGCGGATGTCGATCGCACTGAACAGGTGTTAGTCAACTTACTCGGTAATGCCATCCGCTACACTACCAAAGGTAAAATTACTCTGCAAGCTTGGCCAGAAGCCTCGAAACTTTGGATTGCTGTGATTGATACAGGTATTGGCATTTCCCCTGAAGATTTACCCCATGTCTTTGAACGCTTTTGGCGGGCTGATCAATCACGCGATCGCCATTCGGGAGGAACTGGGATTGGTTTAACTATTTCTCGGCATTTAGTTGAATTACAAGGCGGACAAATTCAGGTAGAAAGCGAATTAGGAATTGGCAGTACATTTCGTTTTTGTCTACCTTTGGCTTAA
- a CDS encoding GIY-YIG nuclease family protein, translating to MAYMYILECVDGSYYTGSTKNLERRLWQHQQGEGANYTAKRLPVKLVFCEYYQSVVDAFEREKQVQGWSRKKKQALILGDTNLLHKLAECQNETHYSRLAGFDGLI from the coding sequence ATGGCTTACATGTACATTCTTGAGTGTGTTGATGGTAGTTATTATACGGGTAGTACAAAGAATCTTGAGCGGCGGTTGTGGCAACATCAGCAAGGTGAAGGTGCAAATTACACGGCAAAACGCTTGCCTGTGAAGTTGGTTTTCTGCGAGTATTATCAGTCTGTGGTGGATGCTTTTGAGCGTGAAAAGCAAGTGCAAGGTTGGAGTCGGAAGAAGAAGCAAGCTCTGATTTTAGGGGATACAAATTTGTTGCATAAGTTAGCTGAATGTCAAAATGAAACTCATTACAGCAGGTTGGCTGGTTTTGACGGTTTGATATGA
- a CDS encoding response regulator transcription factor, whose amino-acid sequence MDILIVEDEAEIAQLIQLALEKEGFSCRVSRDGVNALRMFQEQPPDLIILDLMIPGLDGLEVCARIRQKPGSKDPYILMLTAKGEEIDRVIGLSTGADDYMVKPFSPRELVARVRALLRRSLRQGGQHQVTRTQNFIVDIEQRTASRQLNSQEAETLDLTNLEFNLLSTFVSNPGRVWNRTQLIDKLWGDDFFGDERVVDTHVARLRKKIEPDPANPSFIKTVVGVGYKFEDSPVM is encoded by the coding sequence ATGGATATTTTAATTGTTGAGGATGAAGCTGAAATTGCTCAGTTAATCCAACTGGCTTTAGAAAAAGAAGGATTTTCTTGTCGTGTTAGCCGCGATGGTGTAAACGCCTTGCGGATGTTTCAGGAACAACCACCGGATTTAATTATTCTCGACTTAATGATTCCTGGGTTGGATGGCTTGGAAGTTTGCGCCAGAATTCGCCAAAAACCTGGAAGCAAAGACCCTTATATTTTGATGTTGACCGCCAAAGGCGAAGAAATCGATCGCGTCATCGGCTTATCTACTGGTGCTGATGACTACATGGTTAAACCCTTCAGCCCCAGAGAATTAGTCGCCAGAGTCCGAGCGTTATTGCGGCGGAGTCTGCGTCAAGGCGGACAACATCAAGTTACACGAACACAAAATTTTATTGTAGATATTGAACAACGCACCGCTTCTCGCCAGTTAAATTCTCAAGAAGCAGAAACTTTAGACTTAACCAACCTAGAATTTAATTTATTAAGCACCTTTGTCAGTAATCCTGGGCGAGTTTGGAACCGCACCCAACTAATTGATAAACTTTGGGGTGATGATTTTTTTGGTGACGAGCGAGTTGTTGACACCCATGTAGCAAGGTTGCGGAAAAAAATTGAGCCAGATCCTGCTAACCCCTCGTTTATTAAAACTGTTGTTGGGGTAGGTTATAAATTTGAAGACTCTCCTGTAATGTGA